A genomic region of Ochotona princeps isolate mOchPri1 chromosome 17, mOchPri1.hap1, whole genome shotgun sequence contains the following coding sequences:
- the HSPB9 gene encoding heat shock protein beta-9 — protein sequence MQRVSSSLSNGSRAASRSPCVALAGRSQVATLPVQLLRDNPAAVQDHGRAADNFQMKMDAQGFAPEELVVQVTGQNLTVTGQRQWEYGNPAMGSYRMEQKVQRQMQLPQDLDPTAMTCCLTPSGQLWVRGQCGSLPPLDTQQVRPSQDSGATALRRAPT from the coding sequence ATGCAGCGGGTCAGCAGCAGTTTGTCCAACGGGAGCCGGGCGGCGTCCAGGAGCCCCTGCGTAGCCCTTGCTGGACGGAGTCAGGTGGCCACACTGCCGGTGCAGCTGCTGAGGGACAACCCGGCCGCTGTGCAGGACCATGGCCGGGCTGCAGACAATTTTCAAATGAAGATGGACGCGCAGGGCTTCGCGCCCGAGGAGCTGGTGGTGCAGGTGACCGGCCAGAACCTGACGGTGACGGGCCAACGGCAGTGGGAGTACGGCAACCCAGCCATGGGCAGTTACCGCATGGAGCAGAAGGTGCAGCGGCAAATGCAGCTACCACAGGACCTGGACCCGACGGCCATGACCTGCTGCCTGACGCCCTCCGGCCAGCTGTGGGTCCGAGGCCAGTGCGGGTCACTGCCTCCCCTTGACACCCAGCAGGTCCGCCCCAGCCAAGACTCCGGGGCCACAGCCTTAAGAAGGGCCCCAACTTAG